In Fragaria vesca subsp. vesca linkage group LG5, FraVesHawaii_1.0, whole genome shotgun sequence, the genomic stretch CTCATAAATTCTGCACATTTGTTATCTGTTGTGTACCTGCAGTTTCTAATTTATAAATCAGGGAAAAGTTTAGACACTTAGACCTGAATGTAGATGCTTTGGACATATGCGATCTTTCTTTCTTAGAATTGCAACCCAGAATCCTCTTTTCTTGCCCTTCCGTTATCTGCTTTCAAAGATCATAGATGAGTATTGAATACCAATCAAATTACTCATACCAATAAGATGTTTCTGACAACAGACCTTCTGTAATTCAGCAAGAAGTTCCATCCGTTCTCCAGGAATGACAGCCCTAATATTTTGAAGTCCACATTTATTGACAACCATTTCCACAAGAAGCTTAACCTGAAAAGTGAAAACAAAGAAGGGTTAGTCATGTTTGAGAGGGAATACGTAAGTAGATGACTAATGAACATAAGGTATTTGGCATAAACCAATACACAATTAGTCAGAACTTGGTGATTAAAGCAACAACCTTGGCTTTCAAAGAAGTTGCACAATAAACTTGACAGCTGAGTAAGTTTTCAACCATGCTTTTCGTATGCAATTGCAACACCTCACTTGGTAGTTTGGCCACCAATACTTTCAAAAATCCTAAATTGGACTGCACAACATTGAAGGAAATATAAATATAGGAATAAAAGAACTATGTAAGATTAGAAAACAGAAAATATCCAGTTGCCTATTGAATTTGGGGTGGGATGGCCCGATGCTTTGAGAGAGAGAGAGAAGAGGGAGAACAAACTTTAATTATTTCTTGGCTCCCTGATGGGAGGCAACGGAGAGTGGATGGAAGCAAATTGGTAGAAGTTGAAACAAGGTCAGAAAACTCAAAGGCCAACCGAGCAAGGCCTTCAGTTGTGGCACTGATCATATGAGGAGTTCTGCAAGCTAGGCCTTCCGCAACCTGTAAATCATAAATTAAACTGCTGGCTAAATGTATATCCAACTGCTTTTTATACACAAATATAATGTTATGAGAATGACGAGGAAATGAAACATATTGCTCAACACAGACGAAAAAACAATAACATGGACTTCTGGAGTGAAGACTAATCATAGTAAACAATAGTCAAAAGCAGTATATTCGAATATAGTCTGCTGTAATAATCTCAATCAGTTCTGTTCTCAAAAAGAAAAGTCTGGAAAAAGTTCAGTACCATGTCAAAAAATTTATGCCTATGTTCTCTAGTCCCGCCTCTCTCCGCATCCCCACAAGCATGGCCAATCTGGACAAGAATATCAAATGCTCTATCTCTTGTTCTTTTGTTAGTCTGCGTTGAAGAAAACGTAACAAAAATATCATCAATCACATATTTCAAAAGCGACTAACAATCATTTTTCAAAGTTTTGCATGATTGCAACATCACAAAGAACCCAACGTACTTTAAGTAAATTACCAGTACACTGCGTTATAATGACCACAGGTCACACCAAATACTGCAACTAATAAATCTCCATACCTCTTTAAGTGCATGAATTATTTCTGCCAGAAAAGAACTTGTGATTTCAGGCCGCCTCTGCTCTGTGTCAGACTACAAAAAATATTGAAATTCTTACGTAATCCATGGGATACTAGGCGAATTTGAAAATAAAATTGGAACTTGCACCCAATAATAAAACAAAATTCATACTATACCCGGCTCATCTTAAAAAGATAATACAAGGCAGCATTTACTAACTTATACCTTTAGAACCTGAACTACTAGGAGGTGTAAGCATTCAAGCCTATGTTCTTTGGCCGAAGAATGGCATGAAGGCAGCACTTCCATCATAAGTCTATGCCATTCCTCAATCTTCCATGAAGTAAAAGTGTGACATTTCTGACCATTCAGAGAAAGGTAAAATAAATCTACAGCAAATATAACTGAAGTGCATTTGATTTATGCACTCCCCTGAAAACCTCAGTACACAAATAACGAATTATTTATACAGATGTTGTCAACATGATTAAATATAAAATCAGCTATAAACTACTATTTGTGAACATGTTTCCTCATGTTTTACTGACATATGATGATATATTGCAATTTAGATTACATTGCAGAAGATTTAACCCCGATATCCAGATCATTCAAGCATATAAACCATTAACTTTGCATACCTTGAAAACAATTGAAAGAACTTCGTACGCCTTCGTTTGTATCAATATTTCATTATCCTGGAGCCCCAGAAATCCTTAATTAGTGCAACCTTCTCATAGTCAAAGTTACAGGATCCCTTACATAATAAAACAAAGGAAGAATTTGAAACCTGCAATGCAAGCTTTGTTGCAGTAAATAAATTATCAACCTCTCCGGAATTTAAACCAGGCAAAAGTGAAACTGCCAAGTCCAATAGGCGTGTCCTGCAGTTAACATGGAGGAATAAATACAGTATCACATACATAACAAGCACCACAGAAATAATTGAATTATTCAAGTGAAGGACTGATTTTGAAAGTTCTAAAACAAAAGATAAGTGATATACCGGATGGAACTTTCTGCTTTGTTAGCATCTAGAGTAACCTCTGAAAGCTTCTCCATTGTATTGTTAAACAACACTGACACAACTTCTGTATTTGATATTGATGCAAACTCCCCAACTGTGGACTGTAATTGGTGCATACATATTATTCTCCGTTTCACAAAAAAAAAAACATGAACTGTGGACTGTAATTGGTGCATACATATTATTCTCCGTTTCACAAAAAAAAACATGAGAAGATGAGGAATTCAATTTTTAGAAGTGAAGACTGATATCTAGTGATAAAAGTTACCTTGATAAGAACTACTTGATCAAATTAGCGATACTTATTTGTGCAAACATTATTTAGTCTCTTCTTCACAAACAAATATCATAGTTGATGCAACACTCACATTGGAATTCAAGTTCTAAAGTACAAACTGATATGGAAGATAAATATTTATTAAATACAGCAAAGATGTTTTGAAGATGAAATTTAAGACTTGCAGTGTCATTTCAAAATGCTCAAGCTTAGTTTTGACCCGTTAATATGAAGATGTTTAAAGCTGCATAAAATACGAAGATGATACAACTTAAACACTATCATATAGATGACATCAGCGTAATTATATACCTGCAATAAATTCCCTCATAATCCCTGTTCTCCAAGAAGACAGCTGATAGAACAGATAAAAANNNNNNNNNNNNNNNNNNNNCTTTTTGCTTACCTATATACTTGCCTATGCAAATATTTCCCTGACAGACCCACTAATATTTTCATGGTTGAACTGACAGTTTTACCCTTTACGCTCGTGTCGTCTTGTAGGGTTTGGTTGACTATGAGCTGTGGACTTCGTGTATATATTAATACATATATATGGTACTATGGCTGATTTGTGGGGTAAACCCGAATCTAGAATACGGGATAACGGGGCTTTGCGGTAAACCCGTATCCGGCGTCCCTTTTTGCTTACCTATGCATTTACTTCATGTCATATGAAATGACAGTTCTACCCTTTATGCTCATGTCGTCTTGTGTCCTCACGTGTCTGATTCTCCTGACGAAACCGGACAAAATAGTACGAACGATTTGGTCGACTATGAGAGCTTGAGTCCGTATATACGGTACTATGGTTTTTTTTTTTTCTAAAAGGTATATGGTACTGTGGTTGACTGCACAAATAGTTTCGGGAAAATTAGATATTGTTTTGACTTTTGTCTGC encodes the following:
- the LOC101293210 gene encoding ribosomal RNA-processing protein 12-like, with translation MEKLSEVTLDANKAESSIRTRLLDLAVSLLPGLNSGEVDNLFTATKLALQDNEILIQTKAYEVLSIVFKKCHTFTSWKIEEWHRLMMEVLPSCHSSAKEHRLECLHLLVVQVLKSDTEQRRPEITSSFLAEIIHALKETNKRTRDRAFDILVQIGHACGDAERGGTREHRHKFFDMVAEGLACRTPHMISATTEGLARLAFEFSDLVSTSTNLLPSTLRCLPSGSQEIIKSNLGFLKVLVAKLPSEVLQLHTKSMVENLLSCQVYCATSLKAKVKLLVEMVVNKCGLQNIRAVIPGERMELLAELQKITEGQEKRILGCNSKKERSHMSKASTFRLSRWNYTEIFSDFDEETVDSKVDNMDVDTVSGRCGKSTSRLKSKSVVRSKSRKHKRSDEDVEFTTFALARKKLLRQRVELQVDHASERFSASARQTAPDSYDRWLAKIAAGEVISGAAQKNLGLKLKRVDIKHGM